One window of the Cryptomeria japonica chromosome 7, Sugi_1.0, whole genome shotgun sequence genome contains the following:
- the LOC131078221 gene encoding serine carboxypeptidase-like 31 translates to MKVLMLGPGCSSVGYGATQEIGPFIINADGKTLSLNEYSWNREANILFLESPVGVGFSYSNKTSDYKMLGDTITAEDTYMFLQNWLGIYPQYRTHEFYIAGESYAGKYVPELAELIHDQNKISSKSLYINLKGFMVGNPETNDDKDLRGQMDYAWSHAVVSDETHMAIVENCDFDSNNTLDNKNCSDAIDEVIEQLNNIDMYSLYTPTCIHKNTPKSTDSGRNQLRYSTNKIMRRVGGYDPCLDDYAAVYYNRYDVQKALHAINGSHLRNWSICNYDIFNGWTDFRASVLPAYLKLMDAGLRIWVYSGDTDGRVPVLSTRYSLNALQVPKSTWRPWYYQGQVGGWTQDYGKLTFFTVRGAGHAVPLFNRGEALFFFTSFLSGKVLPKQ, encoded by the exons ATGAAGGTGTTAATGCTTG GTCCAGGGTGTTCATCTGTGGGTTATGGAGCAACACAAGAGATTGGACCTTTCATCATAAATGCAGATGGAAAGACTCTTTCTTTGAATGAGTACTCATGGAATAGAG AAGCCAATATATTATTTTTGGAGTCTCCCGTGGGAGTGGGGTTTTCCTACTCTAATAAAACATCTGATTACAAGATGTTAGGAGATACCATTACTG CTGAGGATACATACATGTTCCTCCAAAACTGGTTGGGAATTTACCCCCAGTATAGAACGCATGAGTTCTACATTGCAGGAGAAAGCTATGCAG GGAAATATGTGCCTGAGCTTGCAGAACTCATACATGATCAAAATAAAATCTCCTCCAAGAGTCTTTATATAAATCTCAAAGGTTTTATG GTGGGCAATCCTGAAACAAATGACGATAAAGATTTGCGAGGTCAAATGGATTATGCATGGAGCCATGCAGTTGTATCAGATGAAACCCACATGGCCATTGTAGAGAACTGTGATTTTGATTCTAATAATACATTGGACAACAAAAACTGCAGTGATGCTATAGATGAAGTTATTGAACAACTCAACAATATAGACATGTATAGTCTGTACACTCCTACATGCATTCACAAGAACACACCAAAAAGTACAGATAGTGGGAGAAACCAGTTAAGATATTCAACTAACAAG ATAATGAGGAGGGTCGGTGGATATGATCCTTGTCTTGATGACTATGCCGCAGTGTATTACAACAGATATGATGTTCAGAAAGCTCTTCATGCCATCAATGGTTCACACCTTAGAAATTGGAGTATTTGCAA CTATGATATCTTCAATGGGTGGACAGACTTCCGAGCATCTGTATTGCCTGCCTATCTTAAGCTTATGGATGCAGGTCTCCGTATATGGGTTTACAG TGGAGACACAGATGGACGGGTTCCAGTGCTATCAACAAGATACAGTCTAAATGCTTTGCAAGTTCCCAAAAGTACTTGGCGACCATGGTATTATCAGGGACAG GTAGGTGGGTGGACTCAAGATTATGGGAAGTTGACATTTTTTACAGTTAGAGGTGCCGGCCATGCAGTACCACTTTTTAACAGAGGCGAAGCTCTGTTTTTCTTCACTTCATTTCTTTCAGGGAAAGTTCTGCCGAAGCAATGA